The following is a genomic window from Solanum lycopersicum chromosome 6, SLM_r2.1.
GAGCCAAATTGAGCATTTATCAGCAGATTTGAATCGAAAAAATGGCGTTCCTAAACGTTACATTCTAGCTGAGAATTCAACAAGGATATCTGCAATGGGACCTGCTTCGGTTCCAGCTCCAGCTCCAGCACCTGTCAATCGTGTTGTACCGGCGATGCATAAACGTAAGAACAAGAAAAGGAAGTTACGATCTTGGTTTCTTGGTTTCCTAGCTGGAACTTTTGCTGGGGGTATATCTGCTGTGCTCTGTTCCTTGCTATTCAAGATGGTAATGTTCTTCGTAAGAAGAGGGAATAACGATTCAAGTTTAACGATATACAGTCCACTGATCAAGAAAGCCGAGGACTTGGCTTTCTTAGAGAAGGAAGATGGAGTGGCATCGCTTGAAATGATTGGAAAAGGTGGCTGTGGAGAAGTTTATAGAGCAGAGCTACCGGGGAGTAATGGGAAGATTATAGCTATAAAGAAGATTATCCAATCCCCAATGGATGCTGCAGAGATCACGGAGGAAGATACTAAGGCGTTGAACAAGAAAATGCGTCAAGTTAAATCAGAAATTCAAATTGTAGGTCAAATCAGACACCGGAATCTGCTTCCATTACTCGCGCATATGCCAAGGCCAGACTGTCATTACTTGGTCTACGAATACATGAAAAATGGGAGTTTACAGGATATCCTGCAGCAAGTCACAGAAGGCACAAGGGAATTAGATTGGTTGGGACGACACAGAATTGCAGCGGGGGTAGCTGCTGGTCTCGAGTATCTCCATATAAACCATACTCAACGCATAATTCACAGAGATTTAAAGCCAGCAAATATCCTACTTGATGATGACATGGAAGCTCGAGTTGCTGATTTTGGCCTTGCAAAGGCAGTTCCAGATGCTCATACACATATCACCACTTCAAATGTTGCAGGAACTGTTGGATTTATTGCACCAGAATATTATCAGACACTGAAGTTTACAGATAAGTGTGATATATACAGCTTTGGTGTGGTGCTAGCTGTGTTGGTTATCGGTAAGGGTCCATCGGATGATTTTTTCCAACATACTTCTGAGATGAGTTTAGTTAAGTGGCTGAGGAATGTAATGACTTCTGACGATCCTAAAATAGCAATTGATCCTAAGCTTATAGGAAATGGATACGACGAACAAATGCTTTTGGTTCTCAAGATAGCTTGCTTTTGTACTCTCGACAATCCAAAGGAGAGGCCTAACAGTAAGGATGTTAGGTGCATGTTAACTCAGATCAAGCATTAGATAACCAATACACTGGTTATGTAACTAAGAATCTGTTCTGTATTTTCAGTTTCGCAAGTTGATATTTTGTTGTAATTGTGTTATACATGTCAAATCAATATTCATTCCACCTTGCTACTTAAATAACTAAAACTCCAAATGCAATTATCATTTGCTT
Proteins encoded in this region:
- the LOC101259548 gene encoding leucine-rich repeat receptor-like serine/threonine/tyrosine-protein kinase SOBIR1 precursor, coding for MTSNIHFFLLYVVSLFLFVQARLNLYPPDHAALLLVQKDLGIISVNNPCTLAGISCERRPGNTTQVVRVTRIVFRSNGLKGTLSSAIGKLTELKELSLSDNQLSEQIPVQIIDCRKLEILQLQRNRFSGKIPSELSALNRLRIVDFSSNEFSGNLDFLKYFPNLEKLSLADNMFTGKIPFSLKSFRNLRFLNISGNSFLEGPVPVMSQIEHLSADLNRKNGVPKRYILAENSTRISAMGPASVPAPAPAPVNRVVPAMHKRKNKKRKLRSWFLGFLAGTFAGGISAVLCSLLFKMVMFFVRRGNNDSSLTIYSPLIKKAEDLAFLEKEDGVASLEMIGKGGCGEVYRAELPGSNGKIIAIKKIIQSPMDAAEITEEDTKALNKKMRQVKSEIQIVGQIRHRNLLPLLAHMPRPDCHYLVYEYMKNGSLQDILQQVTEGTRELDWLGRHRIAAGVAAGLEYLHINHTQRIIHRDLKPANILLDDDMEARVADFGLAKAVPDAHTHITTSNVAGTVGFIAPEYYQTLKFTDKCDIYSFGVVLAVLVIGKGPSDDFFQHTSEMSLVKWLRNVMTSDDPKIAIDPKLIGNGYDEQMLLVLKIACFCTLDNPKERPNSKDVRCMLTQIKH